The following are encoded together in the Bombus affinis isolate iyBomAffi1 chromosome 6, iyBomAffi1.2, whole genome shotgun sequence genome:
- the LOC126917762 gene encoding myosuppressin isoform X1 has protein sequence MMMSSTIVILFSMTTMAISYNNVLAALPTQCNPGFLDDLPPRIRKVCAALSRIYELGSEMESYIDDKDNHISGFHESIPLLDSGVKRQDVDHVFLRFGRRR, from the exons AT GATGATGAGCTCAACGATCGTGATCCTCTTCTCAATGACAACCATGGCCATATCCTATAACAATGTCCTGGCAGCTTTACCAACCCAATGTAATCCTGGCTTCTTGGATGATCTTCCACCGAGGATCCGGAAGGTTTGCGCCGCTCTTTCAAGGATATACGAACTTGGTTCAGAGATGGAAAGCTATATCGATGACAAGGATAATCATATATCAG ggTTCCACGAAAGCATCCCGTTACTAGACAGTGGCGTTAAGAGACAGGACGTCGATCATGTTTTCCTACGCTTTGGAAGGCGTCGTTAA
- the LOC126917762 gene encoding myosuppressin isoform X2 — protein sequence MMSSTIVILFSMTTMAISYNNVLAALPTQCNPGFLDDLPPRIRKVCAALSRIYELGSEMESYIDDKDNHISGFHESIPLLDSGVKRQDVDHVFLRFGRRR from the exons ATGATGAGCTCAACGATCGTGATCCTCTTCTCAATGACAACCATGGCCATATCCTATAACAATGTCCTGGCAGCTTTACCAACCCAATGTAATCCTGGCTTCTTGGATGATCTTCCACCGAGGATCCGGAAGGTTTGCGCCGCTCTTTCAAGGATATACGAACTTGGTTCAGAGATGGAAAGCTATATCGATGACAAGGATAATCATATATCAG ggTTCCACGAAAGCATCCCGTTACTAGACAGTGGCGTTAAGAGACAGGACGTCGATCATGTTTTCCTACGCTTTGGAAGGCGTCGTTAA